The following proteins are encoded in a genomic region of Chelmon rostratus isolate fCheRos1 chromosome 3, fCheRos1.pri, whole genome shotgun sequence:
- the tmem154 gene encoding transmembrane protein 154 isoform X1: MSASWPGSMRGPPVKTPLFLLLLLLLLSTLTRTVLCQYDDGGADPDAGPDEEETGDTDPGDGDTHPSEPPLADPDATSAPDPPPTDEGASVESGVEGEHGSGQPGHYPIEADETTEDPNLTDPTSIPVEDEGLSPIIILIPVVLVVVIIGMIVCGIFINRRWNNKARDQELRKEDPYLDGSSTEKVPMPMFEEDVPSVLELEMEELDQWMKKDGETAEDSKHT; the protein is encoded by the exons ATGTCTGCTTCTTGGCCTGGTAGCATGAGAGGCCCCCCGGTGAAGacccctctttttcttcttctgctgctgctgctgctgagcactCTGACCAGGACAG TGTTATGCCAGTATGACGATGGTGGTGCAGATCCAGATGCTGGGCcagatgaagaggagacagGCGACACAGACCCAGGTGATGGTGATACACACCCCTCAG AACCACCCCTAGCTGATCCTGATGCCACCTCAGCACCAGACCCGCCCCCCACAGACGAGGGCGCTTCAG TTGAATCAGGCGTAGAAGGAGAACATGGCTCAGGGCAGCCGGGCCACTACCCCATTGAAGCTGATG AAACAACAGAGGACCCCAACCTCACGGATCCGACCTCCATACCGGTAGAGGACGAGGGTTTGAGTCCCATCATCATTCTGATCCCCGTGGTGCTGGTGGTTGTGATCATCGGCATGATCGTCTGCGGTATTTTCATCAACCGCAGGTGGAACAACAAAGCAAGAGATCAAG AACTAAGAAAAGAGGATCCATATCTGGATGGGTCCAGTACAGAGAAGGTGCCAAT GCCCATGTTTGAAGAAGACGTACCCTCTGTACTGGAGCTAGAAATGGAAGAGTTGGACCAATGGATGAAGAAGGATG GTGAAACTGCAGAGGACTCTAAACATACATAA
- the tmem154 gene encoding transmembrane protein 154 isoform X2, whose amino-acid sequence MSASWPGSMRGPPVKTPLFLLLLLLLLSTLTRTVLCQYDDGGADPDAGPDEEETGDTDPGDGDTHPSEPPLADPDATSAPDPPPTDEGASETTEDPNLTDPTSIPVEDEGLSPIIILIPVVLVVVIIGMIVCGIFINRRWNNKARDQELRKEDPYLDGSSTEKVPMPMFEEDVPSVLELEMEELDQWMKKDGETAEDSKHT is encoded by the exons ATGTCTGCTTCTTGGCCTGGTAGCATGAGAGGCCCCCCGGTGAAGacccctctttttcttcttctgctgctgctgctgctgagcactCTGACCAGGACAG TGTTATGCCAGTATGACGATGGTGGTGCAGATCCAGATGCTGGGCcagatgaagaggagacagGCGACACAGACCCAGGTGATGGTGATACACACCCCTCAG AACCACCCCTAGCTGATCCTGATGCCACCTCAGCACCAGACCCGCCCCCCACAGACGAGGGCGCTTCAG AAACAACAGAGGACCCCAACCTCACGGATCCGACCTCCATACCGGTAGAGGACGAGGGTTTGAGTCCCATCATCATTCTGATCCCCGTGGTGCTGGTGGTTGTGATCATCGGCATGATCGTCTGCGGTATTTTCATCAACCGCAGGTGGAACAACAAAGCAAGAGATCAAG AACTAAGAAAAGAGGATCCATATCTGGATGGGTCCAGTACAGAGAAGGTGCCAAT GCCCATGTTTGAAGAAGACGTACCCTCTGTACTGGAGCTAGAAATGGAAGAGTTGGACCAATGGATGAAGAAGGATG GTGAAACTGCAGAGGACTCTAAACATACATAA
- the tma16 gene encoding translation machinery-associated protein 16: MPKAQKGKAAEKVVHPYSRKAAYLAREDIRLKKKERQKTDKAIRLSGIGEKLLWFQGQLDPEKTVYTRKDACDIIERYLQRFDSELEQIELMNGIKGRQGRLHGAREAVIKQTIEREREQYEGIGFEIPDIINGKNLKTFREWTGDLKKLPNIKLRKVSNKSLDTKNKEEEKHDAEDDDEDDLDDEQLDDVALMSDSN, encoded by the exons ATG ccGAAGGCTCAGAAAGGAAAAGCCGCGGAGAAGGTTGTTCATCCGTACAGCAGGAAAGCTGCTTACCTCGCCCGAGAGGACATCAGgctgaagaagaaggaaag GCAGAAGACAGACAAAGCAATACGTCTGAGTGGCATCG GTGAGAAGCTGTTGTGGTTTCAGGGACAGTTGGATCCAGAAAAGACCGTTTACACCCGGAAAGATGCCTGTGACATCATTGAAAG GTACCTCCAAAGGTTTGATTCTGAACTTGAGCAGATTGAGCTGATGAACGGGATCAAAGGTCGACAGGGTCGTCTCCATGGCGCCAGAGAAGCCGTCATCAAACAGACCATCGAGCGAGAGCGAGAACAATATGAGGGCATCGGATTTG AGATCCCAGACATCATCAATGGAAAGAATCTGAAAACATTCAG ggaGTGGACGGGTGATCTGAAGAAGCTTCCAAATATTAAACTGCGGAAGGTGTCTaacaaaagtttggacacaaagaataaagaagaggagaaacatgacgcagaagatgatgatgaagatgatttgGATGATGAGCAGCTGGATGACGTGGCGCTGATGTCGGATTCAAACTGA